One window of the Aptenodytes patagonicus chromosome 5, bAptPat1.pri.cur, whole genome shotgun sequence genome contains the following:
- the VAX1 gene encoding ventral anterior homeobox 1 — MFGKQDKMDVRCSSETEANRVSKNGHKEGKESKGSEGNISTSFLKDQQGTFSASAAAEDCNKSKSSSADPDYCRRILVRDAKGSIREIILPKGLDLDRPKRTRTSFTAEQLYRLEMEFQRCQYVVGRERTELARQLNLSETQVKVWFQNRRTKQKKDQGKDSELRSVVSETAATCSVLRLLEQGRLLSPPGLPGLLPPCASGALGSALRGPGLAAGSGSAAAAAAPAGGSPHPPAASGAAGPPAPAALHGAAAAGHGLFGLPVPALLGSVAGRLSSAPLAVAGSLAGNLQELSARYLSSSAFEPYSRTNNKESAEKKALD; from the exons ATGTTTGGGAAACAAGACAAAATGGACGTTAGATGCAGTTCAGAGACTGAAGCTAACCGGGTCTCGAAGAACGGACATAAAGAGGGCAAGGAAAGCAAAGGGTCTGAAGGAAatatttctacttcttttttgAAGGATCAGCAAGGGACTttttctgcctctgcagctgCGGAAGATTGTAATAAAAGTAAATCTAGTTCGGCTGATCCGGACTATTGCAGGAGGATCCTAGTTAGAG ATGCCAAAGGTTCAATCAGAGAGATTATTCTGCCTAAGGGGCTTGATCTGGACCGTCCCAAGCGGACCCGCACCTCCTTCACGGCCGAGCAGCTCTATCGCCTGGAGATGGAGTTCCAGCGCTGCCAGTACGTCGTGGGGCGGGAGCGCACCGAGCTCGCCCGCCAGCTCAATCTCTCCGAGACTCAG GTCAAGGTCTGGTTCCAGAACCGGCGCACCAAGCAGAAAAAGGACCAGGGCAAGGACTCCGAGCTGCGGTCGGTGGTGTCCGAGACCGCCGCCACCTGCAGCGTCCTGCGGCTGCTGGAGCAAGGCCGGCTGCTCTccccgccggggctgcccggcctCCTGCCGCCCTGCGCCTCCGGAGCCCTGGGCTCGGCGCTGCGCGGACCCGGCctggcggcgggcagcggcagcgcggcggcggcggcggctcccgccggcGGCTCCCCGCACCCGCCGGCGGCCAGCGGCGCGGCGGGCCCCCCCGCGCCGGCAGCGCTGCACggagcggccgccgccgggcACGGGCTGTTCGGGCTGCCGGTGCCCGCGCTGCTGGGCTCGGTGGCCGGGCGGCTCTCCTCCGCGCCCCTGGCCGTGGCCGGCTCGCTGGCGGGCAACTTGCAGGAACTGTCGGCCCGCTACCTGAGCTCGTCCGCCTTCGAGCCCTACTCCCGGACCAACAATAAAGAAAGCGCTGAGAAAAAAGCACTGGACTGA